The proteins below are encoded in one region of Sphingobacterium sp. R2:
- a CDS encoding trigger factor: MNISHENVDAINAVVNVALAPEDYNPQVDKEIKAQAKKAKLPGFRPGQVPVGHIRRTYGKSILFDEVNKLVNEKITNYITENKLEVLGQPLPLEDDAQYSWDYKDNFNFKYEIGLAPAFELPFTAETEFTSYEIKADEETLADRIKNLRRSYGKMTNPEVSEEGDVLYATLKQDKEDGLEKTTSIRTDIVEDAKVKKSLVGLKKDDVVKIDVKKAFKTEDLARILGITEEEATALDVTKFELTVKNINRLEEADLNQEFFDKLFTEGEVTEEAQFTEKVREEVENLFKQNSDQKLRNDMYTFGMEKVDVAFPEEFLKRWLKATNPSISEEELNEGFADFLNNLKWTIIENRVVTENGLEVKYDEVINLAKERIYAQIKMYNINEEPSDEQLNQFAIQLLQDREQGNRLFEEAKALKVFDHLKGLVKLNPEEIEYKEFEKLS, encoded by the coding sequence ATGAATATTTCACACGAGAATGTAGATGCAATCAATGCGGTAGTCAACGTCGCATTAGCACCTGAAGATTATAATCCTCAAGTCGACAAAGAGATTAAAGCGCAAGCTAAAAAAGCAAAATTGCCAGGGTTCCGTCCAGGTCAAGTTCCTGTTGGACATATCAGACGTACTTATGGTAAGTCTATTTTATTTGATGAGGTCAATAAATTAGTGAATGAAAAAATCACCAATTACATTACTGAAAATAAATTAGAAGTTTTAGGTCAGCCACTTCCTTTGGAAGATGATGCGCAGTACAGCTGGGATTATAAAGACAATTTCAACTTTAAATATGAAATTGGTCTTGCTCCGGCATTTGAATTGCCTTTCACTGCTGAGACTGAATTTACTTCTTACGAAATCAAAGCTGATGAAGAAACATTGGCAGATCGTATCAAGAACTTGCGTCGTAGCTATGGAAAAATGACTAATCCAGAAGTATCTGAAGAAGGTGATGTATTGTATGCAACATTGAAACAAGATAAAGAGGATGGCTTAGAGAAAACAACTTCTATACGTACTGATATTGTAGAAGATGCTAAGGTCAAAAAATCTTTGGTTGGTCTTAAAAAGGACGATGTCGTTAAGATTGATGTTAAGAAAGCATTTAAAACAGAAGATTTAGCACGGATATTAGGTATTACCGAAGAGGAAGCAACTGCTTTGGACGTCACTAAATTTGAGTTGACTGTTAAGAATATCAACCGTCTAGAGGAAGCTGATCTTAACCAAGAATTTTTCGATAAATTATTTACTGAAGGTGAAGTGACGGAAGAAGCTCAATTCACAGAAAAAGTGAGAGAAGAAGTCGAAAACTTATTCAAACAAAATTCTGATCAAAAGTTACGTAATGACATGTATACTTTTGGTATGGAAAAGGTTGATGTAGCGTTCCCTGAAGAGTTCTTAAAAAGATGGTTGAAAGCAACTAATCCAAGTATTTCTGAAGAAGAATTAAACGAAGGATTTGCCGATTTCTTAAACAACTTGAAATGGACGATCATTGAAAATCGTGTGGTTACGGAAAACGGTCTTGAAGTTAAATATGATGAGGTGATCAATTTAGCGAAAGAACGCATCTATGCGCAAATCAAGATGTATAACATCAATGAGGAGCCTTCTGATGAGCAGTTAAACCAATTTGCAATTCAATTATTGCAAGATCGCGAACAAGGTAATCGTTTGTTTGAAGAAGCTAAAGCTTTGAAGGTATTTGATCACTTGAAGGGTTTAGTTAAATTGAATCCGGAAGAAATCGAATACAAAGAATTCGAGAAATTATCCTAA
- the tsaD gene encoding tRNA (adenosine(37)-N6)-threonylcarbamoyltransferase complex transferase subunit TsaD, with product MAIILGIESSCDETSASICINGEIRSNVIATQAIHAKYGGVVPELASRAHQQNIIPTVDEAIRQAKVSKNQIDAVSFTRGPGLLGALLVGTSFAKSFALAQNIPLIDINHMQAHILAHFIEDPKPNFPFLCLTVSGGHTQIVLVKDYFEMELLGETLDDAAGEAFDKTAKILNLPYPGGPLIDKYAKDGNPNAYRLPEPQIPGLNFSFSGLKTAILYLVQDQLKLNPDFLTDNIADLCASVQSRIVSILLNKLKKAAKEIGVKDIAIAGGVSANSGLRHSLIEMGEKYNWRVFIPKFEYCTDNAAMIAIAGYHKFLKKDFVGQDVAPMARMHL from the coding sequence ATGGCTATTATTTTAGGGATCGAGTCCTCTTGTGATGAAACCTCCGCTTCTATCTGTATAAACGGTGAAATCCGCTCAAATGTTATCGCCACTCAGGCAATCCACGCAAAATATGGTGGAGTAGTTCCCGAGTTGGCCTCTCGCGCTCATCAACAAAATATTATTCCAACAGTGGACGAAGCCATTCGCCAAGCAAAAGTAAGCAAAAATCAAATAGATGCAGTGAGTTTTACACGTGGGCCGGGATTATTAGGTGCACTTTTGGTAGGAACGTCTTTTGCTAAGTCATTTGCACTAGCGCAAAATATTCCCTTAATTGATATAAACCATATGCAGGCGCATATTTTAGCTCATTTTATTGAAGATCCGAAGCCAAACTTTCCTTTTTTATGTCTTACAGTTTCCGGTGGTCATACACAAATTGTATTGGTGAAAGATTATTTTGAAATGGAACTTTTGGGGGAGACGTTGGATGACGCAGCGGGGGAGGCTTTTGATAAGACAGCTAAAATCTTAAATCTTCCTTATCCGGGTGGACCGCTCATCGATAAATATGCTAAAGATGGAAATCCGAACGCTTATAGGCTTCCTGAACCACAGATCCCTGGTTTAAATTTTAGTTTTTCAGGATTGAAAACCGCAATACTCTATTTGGTTCAAGACCAATTGAAGCTGAATCCAGATTTTCTGACAGACAATATAGCCGACTTGTGTGCCAGTGTACAATCGCGTATTGTATCTATTCTGTTGAATAAATTAAAGAAAGCGGCAAAGGAAATTGGTGTAAAGGATATCGCTATCGCAGGTGGCGTTTCGGCTAATTCTGGTCTCCGACACAGCTTGATTGAAATGGGTGAAAAATACAATTGGAGGGTCTTCATACCAAAATTTGAATACTGTACGGATAATGCAGCGATGATTGCCATTGCGGGCTATCATAAATTTCTAAAGAAAGATTTTGTGGGTCAGGACGTCGCTCCTATGGCTAGGATGCACCTGTAG
- a CDS encoding MlaD family protein has translation MKISNETKVGILATVAIVLLFIGYSFLKGNDVFSSDNTYYTTYEAVDGLTPSKPVLVNGYQIGRVSKMILQPDGKIKTEFKIHSDYAVPKNTIARISSTDLLGSKAIVFEMGNSKELAKDGDFLASGVQPNIMDKVEPIQKRIETITIKLDSTLSVVNNVLDKEFQDDFKRSIHSISTSLKNVEGITKDVEGLVGNEKGRLNRIMANMESITSNFSQNGEKINAIMSNLNNITDKAARLDFEHTMNKVNTAVNDFQEITGKINNGKGSIGLLLNDEALYNNLNNASKEMDYLMKDVKENPGKYIKLSIFGKKGEK, from the coding sequence GTGAAAATATCAAACGAGACGAAGGTCGGCATATTAGCAACGGTTGCAATAGTTTTATTATTTATTGGATATAGCTTTCTAAAAGGGAATGATGTTTTTAGTAGCGATAACACCTATTACACAACCTACGAGGCCGTTGATGGATTAACTCCATCCAAGCCTGTTTTAGTGAACGGGTATCAAATCGGACGTGTATCCAAGATGATTCTCCAACCTGATGGCAAAATTAAGACAGAATTTAAAATTCACTCTGATTACGCCGTGCCGAAAAACACAATTGCCAGAATTTCAAGTACAGATTTGCTGGGGAGTAAAGCGATTGTCTTTGAAATGGGCAACAGTAAGGAATTAGCAAAGGATGGTGATTTTTTAGCTTCAGGTGTCCAACCGAATATTATGGATAAGGTTGAGCCTATCCAAAAGAGGATCGAAACCATTACCATTAAACTAGATTCAACACTGTCCGTTGTGAATAATGTTTTAGATAAGGAGTTTCAGGACGACTTTAAAAGAAGCATTCATAGCATATCTACCTCATTGAAAAATGTGGAAGGAATCACAAAAGACGTAGAAGGCCTAGTTGGAAACGAAAAGGGAAGACTCAATCGCATCATGGCCAACATGGAATCAATTACATCCAACTTTTCACAAAATGGAGAGAAGATCAATGCGATTATGTCCAATTTAAATAATATCACAGACAAAGCCGCCCGATTGGATTTTGAACACACCATGAACAAAGTAAATACAGCCGTGAATGATTTTCAGGAGATTACCGGTAAGATTAACAACGGTAAGGGTTCTATTGGATTATTGCTTAATGATGAAGCTTTATATAATAATCTGAATAACGCTTCAAAAGAAATGGATTATCTGATGAAGGATGTTAAAGAGAATCCTGGAAAATATATTAAGCTTTCTATTTTTGGAAAAAAGGGTGAAAAGTAG
- a CDS encoding N-acetylmuramoyl-L-alanine amidase has protein sequence MKSDLRIRKWCSVMLATLGFFLLNSFKLNNGQPEPPEYQIRTIVIDAGHGGKDTGAQGRRSLEKNVALDVALKLGKQIQKDIPGIKIIYTRTTDEFVELYKRIRLANANKADLFISIHCNSSGSSAHGTETLVSGSHRLGQQDAAVRENASLLLESNYKENYQGFDPKDPESAIIFSLMKNRFREKSIRLAQMIEGEYVKAGRYSRGFWEKGLAVLAEAGMPAVLTEIGFISNREEESYLLSDAGQQEIVDNLVSAIKIYKNSVER, from the coding sequence ATGAAATCAGATTTAAGAATTAGAAAATGGTGTAGCGTCATGTTGGCTACTTTGGGATTTTTTTTATTGAATTCTTTCAAATTAAACAATGGGCAGCCCGAGCCTCCGGAGTACCAAATAAGGACAATCGTAATTGATGCTGGCCATGGTGGTAAGGATACCGGTGCACAAGGAAGACGATCTTTGGAAAAAAATGTCGCTTTAGATGTGGCTTTAAAATTAGGAAAGCAGATTCAGAAAGATATTCCTGGTATTAAGATCATCTACACAAGGACGACCGATGAATTTGTGGAACTTTATAAACGTATACGTTTAGCGAATGCTAATAAAGCAGATTTATTTATATCAATCCACTGTAATTCCAGTGGTTCTAGTGCGCACGGTACCGAAACGTTGGTCTCCGGTTCACATCGTTTAGGCCAACAGGATGCTGCTGTTCGTGAAAATGCATCCTTATTATTGGAATCCAATTATAAAGAAAACTATCAGGGATTTGATCCCAAAGATCCCGAAAGTGCAATCATCTTCTCATTGATGAAAAATCGATTTCGCGAAAAAAGTATACGTCTTGCGCAAATGATAGAGGGGGAGTACGTGAAAGCTGGTCGATACAGTAGAGGCTTCTGGGAGAAAGGGTTAGCTGTACTTGCGGAAGCGGGTATGCCAGCGGTATTGACCGAGATTGGATTTATAAGTAATAGAGAAGAGGAAAGCTACTTATTGTCTGATGCGGGACAACAAGAGATTGTTGATAATCTGGTTTCTGCTATAAAAATCTATAAAAATTCCGTAGAACGCTAA
- a CDS encoding transcriptional regulator, which translates to MKLDLSLYDKIFENRVRLQIMSVLAANEEYDFNSLKELLEVTDGNLASNLKTLEKEEYIVVEKSFVERKPNTRYKRTPKGLKAFENHLAALENLIKQQYK; encoded by the coding sequence GTGAAATTAGATCTTTCTCTATATGACAAAATATTTGAAAACAGAGTGCGACTCCAGATAATGAGTGTTCTCGCGGCAAATGAGGAATACGATTTTAATTCTTTGAAAGAATTGTTGGAGGTAACTGATGGTAACCTTGCCTCCAATCTGAAAACGTTGGAAAAGGAAGAATATATTGTTGTAGAGAAAAGCTTTGTCGAACGTAAGCCAAATACCCGATATAAAAGAACTCCTAAAGGACTAAAAGCATTTGAAAATCACCTTGCTGCACTAGAAAATTTAATAAAACAACAATACAAATAA
- a CDS encoding translocation/assembly module TamB domain-containing protein: MSIVLGSIVIILLALALSLQLKPVQNYVAQTAVDYLSKELNTKISLKSIYFKPFKSIVVEDFQLYSPQGKKIIHSGKLEANVNLSEFIESNKIVINKLTIEDTEASFEQFQDSSNISFLIRYFNPPKKEKKKSSKKLIFAIKEVIIKNNAFDYIDHKRKHYNKVVDFGDLGISKLNAHLDNIKMDSNQFSADIKTFNLHEKKGLVIKGLLARTTISNTAIELSELMLATNRSTFKNYVKLSYNSFDDFSDFINKVQVKLRARDSRIHSEDIAFFSSPMHQVKFDVNIKRANLEGTVSSINASQVDLTIGKKTSLTGDLQIIGLPDIDKTDFIIPQVAISSEYQDLNRVIADLGNLKNFKLPEIVQLFNRFSFKGSLHGLYNKFKTKGIFTTDIGDVKADGLLDIQKETRYAGSFQSKKIDIGAITKVKDLGTTGFNLQVDGTGTEPKKLALKIKGNLTNFNFKNYSYQDVQIEGNAAKQLFLGSGKISDPNLKLQFTTDIDWSATPNYHLDADIQQANLKKINFFQGDSINITNTKFHTSLIGDNINNITGEFKSDSVSFTSSKGQFVIRNINFLAEGDENARSLTLQSAIGHIDLKGRIDLNTIVPYFKALAMRYAPAIGFEKDMFTRQDFDLNINITYFKPIATFFKKDIALDSGATLNAKFESEKQTANFNFYAPELKYNGIRLTHLIIDQNANLRNMELQTSIDRINFTDSTYIKNINISNTLANDSLQFNIKMSELEASNSLDLNGVIRFAHAKPAYINFYPSNILINRESWLVNKDAQLKISKGKWYFEKLTLSHDNQKVHIDGILSNEESDQINLKFQDFNLTSLNGITKPYGINLSGNMNGNIEVNAVFKSPFVVANIKTSPILYNNIPIGSLALSANYDPENQHVKLDSKIEEGNKLIQLQGSYNHLNENNKLNLKAKLANTDVFIFQPFLRSLVSNIQGKVNADLTIEGDILNPKITGDGKLENASMIINYLKTPYRLSDKIELNNNRIFLKGLKVYDPKNNVATIDGVVDLNKLSDPDIDITAEAKNFLVLNTTIKDNDIYYGTAYASGNFKFKGLTSAMNINIRAKSEENTVINIPFNNASTISDTDFIYFIEKDSTKIKKTTKKRDFNGLTMNMDLLINPNAEINLFSSMGELSGRGNSNLNMRISSLGDFEMFGDFIINSGKFNFTAQDYINKIFDLKEGGTVRWAGNPTEANININAIYQQRTSLAPLYNAAGREENPERVLAQADMILKGQLSQPEITFDINFPQNPGVKDELQGYFSDANNVNQQALSLIVRRSFTPGTQTDFGKEVNNTLLSAGTELAFNQINNIIAQSLNINFFDINIKSLNDASASLRLFNDRLVLTGGISDRRSQALTDLNVFSDRVSTDAEAMFYLRKDGRLVLRASNRLNTRNFLLSPNDGEYISAFGLLYRQEFNSFSEFLKRLFPFGKKTITTAPTETNKSKVD; encoded by the coding sequence GTGTCAATAGTCCTGGGTAGTATAGTCATTATACTGCTTGCATTGGCATTGTCCCTGCAATTGAAGCCCGTACAAAACTATGTTGCACAAACAGCTGTAGACTATTTATCAAAGGAACTAAATACCAAAATAAGTCTCAAGAGCATCTATTTTAAGCCCTTCAAATCTATTGTAGTAGAAGATTTTCAACTCTATAGTCCGCAAGGAAAAAAAATAATACATTCAGGCAAGCTAGAAGCTAATGTCAACCTTTCTGAGTTCATTGAGTCGAACAAGATTGTAATCAATAAATTAACCATTGAAGACACTGAAGCTTCCTTCGAACAATTTCAGGACAGCAGTAATATTTCATTTTTAATTCGATATTTCAACCCACCAAAAAAAGAAAAAAAGAAAAGTTCAAAAAAACTCATCTTTGCGATCAAAGAAGTTATTATCAAAAACAATGCGTTCGACTACATTGACCACAAACGTAAGCATTACAATAAAGTGGTTGATTTTGGAGATTTAGGAATATCTAAATTAAACGCTCATCTTGATAATATTAAAATGGATTCCAATCAATTTTCAGCAGATATTAAGACATTTAACCTGCATGAAAAGAAAGGATTGGTTATTAAAGGTCTTCTTGCACGTACGACGATAAGCAATACGGCTATTGAACTCAGTGAACTGATGTTGGCAACCAACCGTTCTACATTCAAGAATTATGTCAAACTTAGCTACAACAGCTTTGACGATTTTTCGGACTTCATCAACAAAGTTCAGGTAAAACTACGTGCACGGGACTCCCGTATTCACTCTGAGGATATTGCTTTCTTTTCCTCCCCCATGCACCAGGTCAAATTTGACGTTAATATAAAACGTGCAAATCTAGAAGGAACTGTATCTTCCATCAACGCTTCACAAGTCGATTTAACAATTGGTAAGAAAACGAGTTTAACAGGTGATCTACAAATTATTGGGCTCCCTGACATCGATAAAACAGATTTCATCATTCCACAGGTAGCAATTTCATCCGAATATCAAGACTTAAATCGGGTTATTGCCGATTTAGGAAATCTAAAAAACTTTAAACTCCCGGAAATTGTTCAGCTTTTCAATAGATTTTCTTTCAAAGGAAGTCTACATGGACTGTACAATAAATTTAAAACAAAGGGAATTTTCACAACCGATATTGGTGATGTTAAGGCAGATGGATTGCTGGATATCCAGAAAGAAACTAGATATGCAGGTAGCTTCCAATCGAAAAAAATCGATATCGGAGCGATTACAAAAGTAAAAGATTTAGGAACAACAGGGTTCAATCTACAAGTAGACGGAACAGGCACCGAACCAAAAAAGCTCGCATTAAAAATAAAGGGAAATCTGACAAATTTCAACTTCAAAAATTACAGTTACCAAGATGTACAGATTGAAGGAAATGCAGCCAAACAACTGTTCCTTGGCTCCGGAAAAATATCCGATCCAAATTTAAAATTACAGTTTACAACAGATATTGACTGGTCCGCCACCCCCAATTATCATCTAGATGCTGATATTCAGCAAGCTAATCTAAAAAAAATCAATTTCTTTCAGGGAGATTCCATCAACATTACGAACACAAAATTCCATACCAGCCTAATTGGGGATAATATCAATAACATTACCGGTGAGTTTAAATCAGACAGTGTAAGCTTCACCTCTTCGAAGGGGCAATTTGTTATACGGAACATAAACTTTCTAGCAGAAGGAGATGAAAATGCCCGATCGTTAACCTTGCAGTCGGCTATCGGACATATCGACCTCAAAGGAAGAATAGATCTTAATACGATAGTTCCTTATTTTAAAGCTTTAGCGATGCGCTATGCCCCGGCTATTGGTTTTGAGAAGGATATGTTTACCCGTCAAGACTTTGACCTCAATATTAATATTACTTATTTCAAGCCTATCGCAACGTTCTTTAAAAAAGATATCGCGCTGGACAGCGGTGCAACATTGAACGCCAAATTTGAAAGTGAAAAACAAACGGCTAATTTTAATTTTTACGCACCTGAATTAAAATACAATGGTATCCGACTCACTCACCTGATTATCGATCAAAATGCCAATTTGAGAAATATGGAACTGCAGACCTCCATTGATCGAATTAACTTTACCGACAGTACATATATTAAAAACATCAATATTTCAAACACGCTGGCAAACGATAGTTTACAATTCAACATCAAAATGTCGGAACTAGAGGCAAGCAACAGTCTAGATCTGAATGGAGTCATCCGTTTTGCTCATGCCAAACCTGCCTATATCAATTTCTATCCGTCGAATATCTTGATCAATAGAGAGAGCTGGCTAGTCAATAAAGATGCACAGCTGAAAATATCGAAAGGAAAATGGTACTTTGAAAAACTAACGCTAAGTCATGATAACCAAAAGGTCCACATTGACGGTATACTTTCCAATGAAGAAAGTGATCAGATCAATCTTAAATTCCAGGACTTTAACCTCACTTCGTTAAATGGTATAACCAAGCCTTACGGCATCAATCTCTCTGGGAATATGAATGGAAATATCGAAGTTAATGCTGTGTTTAAATCTCCCTTTGTGGTAGCCAATATAAAGACTTCTCCTATTCTTTATAACAATATTCCCATCGGTTCACTGGCGCTTAGTGCTAATTATGACCCCGAAAATCAACACGTGAAATTGGATAGCAAGATTGAAGAAGGTAATAAATTGATTCAGCTACAAGGTTCTTATAATCACTTAAATGAAAATAATAAGCTTAATCTTAAGGCCAAACTAGCAAATACAGATGTATTTATTTTCCAGCCATTTTTACGAAGTTTAGTATCCAATATCCAGGGAAAAGTGAACGCAGATCTTACTATTGAAGGTGACATTCTAAACCCCAAAATTACAGGCGACGGCAAATTGGAAAATGCTTCGATGATTATCAATTATCTCAAAACCCCCTATCGGCTTTCTGATAAAATTGAGCTTAATAACAATCGAATCTTTCTAAAAGGATTAAAAGTATATGATCCAAAAAACAATGTAGCGACCATTGATGGGGTTGTCGACCTCAACAAATTAAGTGACCCTGATATCGATATTACTGCAGAAGCCAAGAATTTTTTAGTATTAAATACCACAATTAAAGACAACGACATCTACTACGGAACGGCTTACGCCTCGGGCAATTTCAAGTTTAAGGGACTTACCTCAGCAATGAATATCAACATCCGTGCTAAATCCGAAGAAAATACTGTTATCAATATCCCTTTCAACAACGCGAGCACCATATCAGATACCGACTTTATTTACTTTATCGAGAAAGACTCCACAAAAATCAAGAAAACCACAAAAAAACGAGATTTCAACGGTCTGACCATGAATATGGATCTCCTAATAAACCCTAATGCAGAGATCAATTTATTCTCCAGTATGGGCGAATTATCGGGTCGGGGAAATAGCAATCTTAATATGCGAATATCCTCTTTGGGAGATTTTGAAATGTTTGGTGATTTTATCATCAACAGTGGAAAATTTAATTTCACCGCCCAAGATTATATCAATAAGATCTTTGATCTCAAAGAGGGTGGAACCGTGCGATGGGCTGGAAATCCTACAGAAGCCAATATCAATATCAACGCCATCTATCAACAAAGAACGAGCTTAGCACCGCTTTATAATGCAGCCGGACGTGAAGAAAATCCCGAACGCGTATTGGCACAGGCCGATATGATCTTAAAAGGTCAATTAAGTCAGCCTGAGATTACCTTCGACATCAATTTTCCGCAGAATCCCGGCGTAAAGGATGAGCTGCAAGGTTATTTTTCGGATGCTAACAATGTCAATCAACAAGCACTCAGTCTGATCGTGCGAAGGAGTTTTACACCCGGTACACAAACTGACTTCGGTAAAGAAGTGAACAACACTTTGCTATCTGCGGGAACTGAATTAGCATTCAACCAAATCAACAACATCATAGCCCAATCGCTTAACATCAACTTCTTTGATATTAATATCAAATCTTTAAATGATGCTTCCGCTTCGCTACGTTTATTTAATGACAGACTTGTCTTGACCGGGGGGATTTCGGATCGAAGAAGTCAAGCCCTTACGGATTTAAATGTTTTTTCAGATCGGGTTTCTACCGATGCCGAAGCGATGTTTTATTTAAGAAAAGATGGCCGTTTAGTCCTTCGGGCCTCAAATAGATTAAACACCCGGAATTTTCTTCTTAGCCCCAACGATGGCGAGTATATAAGCGCTTTTGGATTACTGTATAGACAGGAATTCAACAGCTTCTCCGAGTTCTTAAAACGGCTATTTCCATTTGGCAAGAAAACGATTACGACAGCCCCTACTGAAACAAATAAAAGCAAGGTCGATTAA
- a CDS encoding prolyl oligopeptidase family serine peptidase, which translates to MKKLTILTIAIMACNLSNAQEGKDGKKDNKLTSESSQPITPSTLWDLGRVSAEGLSKDGKTLVYGVSNYSLESNSSEKNLYTVSLTNGAVHQFTDQKGGESVVQIEKNGDVIYLSKGQLWKKNLSMGEAVQLTSGDMQLENVKFSPDGKQILFSQSVLVKKYHSTDKYPELPKSDVYIYDNLDYRHWDTFNDGKFSHPFVASFVDGKVGEPVDLLKDQPFYSPQAPFGGAEDFTWSPDSKAVLYVCKKKFGTDYAVSTNTDIYRFDIATGTTSNLTEGMNGYDTSPTYSPDGKSLTWLSMKTDGYESDKNDIILFDKNSSIRLNLTAHWDGTVNSFIWSNDNRKIYFTAATKGTVQLFELEVPTNIKTKALPKIHQISAGDFDITGIVGQVADKLIVSSTKFTRATEIFSFDLKGKSLTPVTRVNDAKYARISENKIEKRITKASDGADLFSWVIYPPNFNPAKKYPTILYCEGGPQSALTQFYSFRWNLQLIASQGYIVIAPNRRGMPGWGVKWNEAISQDWGGQPIQDYLAAIDDISKESYVDTARRAAIGASYGGYSVYQLAGVHQNRFKTFIAHNGLFDMRSWYGTTEELFFANHELGGGYWESKNEKSYTAFNPIEKANNWHTPILIFQGGRDYRVPIGQGLAAFQLAQLKKIKSRLVYLPDENHWVLSGQNAQVWQNEFFTWLKETL; encoded by the coding sequence ATGAAAAAACTTACAATACTTACAATAGCAATTATGGCTTGCAACCTAAGCAATGCACAAGAAGGCAAAGACGGAAAAAAAGATAATAAATTGACATCGGAATCGTCGCAACCAATTACTCCCAGCACACTTTGGGATCTTGGACGTGTTTCGGCTGAAGGACTTTCTAAAGATGGTAAAACACTGGTGTATGGAGTCTCCAATTATAGCTTGGAAAGTAATTCAAGTGAAAAAAATCTATATACGGTTTCACTCACCAATGGAGCCGTTCATCAGTTCACCGATCAGAAAGGTGGTGAGTCAGTGGTTCAAATCGAAAAAAATGGCGATGTTATCTACTTGTCCAAAGGCCAACTCTGGAAAAAAAATCTGTCAATGGGAGAAGCAGTCCAATTAACGTCTGGTGACATGCAATTGGAAAATGTTAAGTTTTCACCCGACGGAAAACAAATACTCTTCAGCCAGTCCGTTCTAGTAAAAAAATACCACAGCACGGATAAATACCCCGAATTGCCGAAGTCAGACGTTTATATCTATGACAACTTAGATTATAGACATTGGGACACCTTCAACGATGGTAAGTTCAGTCATCCTTTTGTAGCGAGTTTTGTGGATGGTAAAGTTGGTGAGCCGGTAGATCTGTTGAAGGACCAACCCTTCTATAGTCCGCAGGCGCCATTTGGTGGCGCTGAAGATTTCACTTGGTCTCCAGATAGCAAGGCCGTGTTGTATGTCTGCAAAAAGAAATTCGGAACAGATTACGCCGTTAGTACCAACACCGATATTTACAGGTTTGACATCGCTACTGGAACAACATCCAACTTAACTGAGGGAATGAATGGGTATGATACCTCCCCAACATATTCTCCCGATGGAAAGAGCCTAACTTGGCTAAGCATGAAGACCGATGGGTATGAATCGGACAAAAATGACATCATATTATTTGACAAAAATAGTTCCATCCGTCTTAACCTAACAGCGCATTGGGACGGTACAGTCAATAGCTTTATTTGGAGCAATGACAATCGAAAAATCTATTTCACCGCTGCTACGAAAGGCACCGTACAATTATTTGAGCTTGAAGTCCCTACCAATATCAAAACAAAAGCCTTACCTAAGATCCATCAAATTTCAGCCGGCGACTTTGATATCACGGGCATTGTAGGCCAGGTAGCTGATAAATTGATCGTCAGCTCCACAAAATTCACCCGCGCAACCGAGATCTTTAGTTTTGACCTAAAAGGCAAGTCCTTAACTCCTGTCACCAGAGTCAATGATGCTAAGTATGCAAGGATTAGCGAAAACAAAATTGAGAAACGTATCACCAAGGCATCCGATGGAGCAGATTTGTTTTCATGGGTCATTTATCCACCAAACTTTAACCCCGCAAAAAAATATCCAACTATACTTTATTGTGAAGGTGGCCCTCAATCTGCCCTCACGCAATTTTATTCATTCCGCTGGAACCTCCAGTTAATTGCATCGCAAGGTTATATTGTGATTGCGCCAAACCGTAGAGGGATGCCTGGTTGGGGTGTAAAATGGAATGAGGCTATTTCTCAAGACTGGGGAGGTCAACCTATCCAGGATTACTTAGCAGCCATAGACGACATTTCCAAAGAATCTTACGTAGATACCGCACGCCGTGCGGCCATTGGAGCCAGCTATGGTGGCTATTCGGTTTACCAATTAGCGGGCGTACACCAAAACCGTTTCAAGACGTTTATTGCGCACAATGGGTTGTTCGATATGAGAAGTTGGTATGGAACCACGGAAGAACTATTCTTTGCTAACCATGAATTGGGCGGTGGATATTGGGAAAGCAAAAATGAGAAATCTTACACAGCGTTCAATCCGATTGAAAAAGCAAATAATTGGCACACCCCGATTTTAATCTTTCAAGGTGGAAGAGATTACCGTGTTCCAATCGGACAGGGGCTGGCGGCATTCCAATTGGCTCAGCTCAAAAAGATTAAGAGCCGTCTAGTCTACCTTCCAGATGAAAATCACTGGGTACTGTCCGGGCAAAATGCGCAGGTTTGGCAAAATGAATTTTTCACCTGGCTGAAAGAAACCCTTTAG